The Triticum aestivum cultivar Chinese Spring chromosome 3A, IWGSC CS RefSeq v2.1, whole genome shotgun sequence genome includes a region encoding these proteins:
- the LOC123061586 gene encoding uncharacterized protein, which translates to MAITSLQLPSQIHGLTPARNGRTRTRSRATLLSCKHNQSTIVQVASRTSRRDTLAYISSAFFAMFLVAEHAEARTSRQENKRKVMEKLEKVREEALGSKEKKEDTSKESVANLLIPPTSVDAYI; encoded by the exons ATGGCCATCACTTCTCTGCAGCTGCCCTCTCAGATCCACGGCCTTACTCCTGCTAGAAATGGGCGCACCCGCACAAGGTCACGGGCTACTCTGCTTAGCTGCAAACACAACCAG TCAACCATTGTCCAAGTAGCCAGCAGGACATCCCGCAGAGATACCCTGGCATACATTTCGTCTGCCTTCTTTGCAATGTTCCTGGTGGCTGAACATGCTGAAGCTAGAACCTCCAGACAAGAGAACAAGAGGAAAGTAATGGAGAAGTTGGAGAAGGTCCGGGAGGAGGCCCTGGGCTCAAAGGAGAAGAAAGAGGACACGAGCAAGGAGTCTGTGGCGAACTTGTTGATCCCTCCTACTTCGGTCGATGCTTACATCTGA